A region of the Chelatococcus sp. YT9 genome:
ATCATTCCCATCATCGGCGTCTTCATCGTACTGCAACGCTATTTCATGTCCGGCCTCACGGGCGGGGGAGTCAAGGGTTAGGCAATGGCAGAAGTCAGCTTTCGCTCTGTATCCAAACGCTACGGCGCCGTGACCGCACTCGCCGATCTCGATCTCGATATCGCACCGGGTGAATTCGTATCGCTTCTCGGTCCCTCTGGTTCCGGCAAGTCCACCACCCTCAACCTCCTGTCAGGGCTGCAGGACGTCGATGGCGGGCGCATTGTCATCGGTGGCCGCGATGTCACGCATGTGGCGCCCGACAAACGCGATATCGCCCTCGTTTTCCAGAACTACGCGCTCTATCCGCATCTCACGATCTTCGAGAATATCGCATTTCCGTTGGAAGCCCGGGGGCTTGGCTCCAAGGCTGATATCGAGAAAAAAGTCAACGCAACCGCAGCGACGCTCGGCATCGGCGACCTCCTCGGGCGTTATCCCAAGGAGATCTCCGGCGGGCAGCAGCAACGCGTTGCTCTTGGGCGAGCGATGGTGCGGGATCCCAAGGTTTTCCTCCTCGATGAACCTTTGTCTAATCTTGACGCACGCCTGCGCATTCGCATGCGGCGTGATCTCAAGGCGCTGCACGCCAAGCTCGGCTCGACGATTGTTTACGTCACCCACGACCAGTCCGAGGCGATGACGCTGTCCGATCGTATTGCGATCTTCAACCGCGGCCGCTTGCAGCAACTGGGTACGCCGGACGAGATCTACAACCGACCGGTGAACATATTCGTCGCGAATTTCGTCGGTGATCGCGAGACGAATTTCTTTGACGCTGAGCTGGTTGTAACGAGTGATGGCCAGCGACTGCTTGGCGAAGGCTTCGTTATTCCGCTGGACCGCCCCGCACCGTCATCTCCGGCACGTAACGGAGTCAAGGTCGGGATCCGGCCCGAGTGCGTGATCATTACCGGCTCCGGCAGTGAGGGAACGATCCCCGCGGAGGTGAGCGGAACGGAGCTGGCGGGGCCTGATCTTTATGTTTTCGCACGCTTGCCTGGCGGCGAGGAGCTGGGTTGCCGATGCGAGCCGCATGTCTCAGTGCGTGTGGGAGAGTTGGTGCATTTGCGTCTGGACCAGCGGCGAATTCATCTTTTCGATCCCGCGAGCGAGACCTGCATCAGCCACGGCGCGCCGATTTCATCCCATTGAACTTCAGAAAGAGTCGAACAATGGCACAACAGCTTTACCAGGAAGACTACGATGTTGTCGTGATCGGCGGCGGCTGCGCCGGTGTCGCGGCGGCGGCATCCGCGGCCAAGAACGGCGCGAAGACGCTGTTACTTGAAGCGGGCTCCATGATCGGTGGAGAGTTGATCACGGGATTGCCTGTCGATGGCGCGTTGAACGCACGCGGGGAATGGATCGTCGGGGGCATACTCAAGGAAATACTGGACGAGCACGAGCGGCTGGGCGGCTATATCGGCCCGGTCAAGGATTGGCGCCTGATCTGGTATGTCTGTATCGACCCCGAGATGATGAAGATCGCTGTGTCGAATGTCGTGCGGCGCTATGGCGTCAACACGTGGCTCTACAGTTTCGCCGAGGACGTTGTGGTCAAGGATGGGCGCGTGACCGGCGTCGTGGTCGTCAACAAGCGGCAGCGGACGCTCGTCAATGCGAAGGTCGTCATCGACTGCTCGGGTGATGGTGACGTTGCGACGCTCGCCGGGGGTGAAGCGATGATCTCCAATGACGAGGGCGAATTTCAACCCTTGACGATGCTGTTCCGGATCGGGGGAGTCGACACCGAGAAATTGCTCAAGTTCTGTGTCGATCAACCCGAGAATCTCGCGGTTGGCGAGAGTGAATGGATGGGTGCGGAACTCAGCCCGCGCGCCTGCGCCGAGCGACTTTACGAACAGGGCCAGCCCGCCGTCTTCATCAAGGGTAACGGACCGCTGATCCAGAATGGTATCGCGACCGGCGAACTCTATCCCACCGCTTTGATCGGTATAATACCGGTGTCCAATGAGCGTCGTGAAGTATCGGTGAATACCACGCGCATAGCCAATATCGATGCCACCGATACCAAGGCCCTGTCGGAGGCGTTCGGGGGGCTCGTGGACCAGGCGTGGAGTTGTATCCGGTTCATGCGCAAGCGCATTCCCGGCTTTGAACAGTCTTATTTCGCCGGCCTTGCCCACCGCATCGGTATCCGTGAGACTCGCAGGATTGTCGGAGACTACGTCCTTACACGAGACGACGTGTTCCATGCCCGTAAAAGGGACGACGGCATCGGCAAGGGCAGCCATCACATCGACATTCACCAGGACGGCATCAAGCAGGTCCGCATCCCTGTGTCCGACGGCGGTTCCTACGACATGCCCTACGACATGCTTGTGGCAAGGGGCCTGGTGAACGTCTATGTGGCGGGCCGCTGCATGTCGGCGGATCGGGAAGCCCACGGCTCGGCACGCGTGATGGGCCCCTGCATGGCGCAAGGCGAGGCCGCCGGCCTCGGTGCGGTACTCAGCCTTGGTCTCAACGATCCCGGCAATATCCGCGGTGTGCCCGTTCGTACGCTGCGCGACGGATTGCAGCGTCAGGGGGCAATTCTCGACGGCACGCACTGATGCGATGCCGTCCCTAAACGCCCCCGCTTGTTGCACTCTTACCTCACGAAGCCGCGACACTGGCCTCAATCTTCCGTCTGATGTGGCCGGCCGGACCGATGGAGTGCGATGCGGAGAACCCCGGCCCCGTGGCCAAGTGGGATAGCGCCGTCGACCGCATCGGAAATCCGATGCTGGATGCCCATCGCGGCGCCGTTGGTGCCTCGAGGCGAGCACGAGGAGGAGCGAGCATGGCTCGCTCTTTCGGGGATCGCGTCCCGCAGCAGAGTAGGGCCTTCATCGAACCTTTCAACTCACCCGCGACGCGCGTCACCGCCCATCGTACCGGAGGCTGGAGGCACCTCTGGCCCTCGGGTGTTTGTGTTCAGCCGAGCTTCACTTGGGCAACTTTATCCTGGTAATCGGCTTGCGGATCCACGCCCAGCATCGCCTTGATCCCAGCCAGCAAATTGGACGCATTTTCCCAGATCTCAGCCTCGCCTGGGTCAAACCTCAGAAGTACCAGACGCGGGTCGTCTTTGCCTCCTTCGAACCACGCGGCTATGAAACTGTTCCAGAGACGGTCTATAACAGCGCGATCCTGGTCGATCTGAATTGTACCCTCAACTGAAGCGAAGAGGTCGTGGCTTTTTGCGCTGAAGCTGAAAGACGCAGCTTGGCCCTTCGTCAGCTTTTGAACAAACTCCGTATCCCGGTCAGCAAAAAACCAGATCGGGCCGCTGTCGCCTTCCAGTTGTGCGGTCATAGGGCGCGTGTGCCCCGGCTCCGAGCCGACAAGACCCAGCATAACAGTGCGGTCTGCCTTGAGAGACTTCCAGAATTGGGTTTTCAGTTCAGCGGGTGTCGGCACGGTCTTCTCTCCCTGGTCCTTAGCCCCAAGAAGGCAATGCGTTCGCGCCCGCACTGTTCCCCTGCTCATCTGGATTCCATCGCATACCCCTCCAGCTGACCGAAAAGAGCTTCCGGCTATGCGCGGCCGCGTTCAGAGGCCGTACCGGCTTTTCTGAGAGCTCAGGCGGTATCTCCAGACCTTGATTAGGTTAGTGAGGTCTAGCCAGGATCGCGTCCGCGACCTTTTCGCCAATCATCATTGTCGATAGATTCGTATTGGCACAGGGTACGCTCGGCATGATTGAGGCGTCTGCAACGTGGAGGCCTTCGACGCCTATGACCTTGCTGGAAGGATCGACAACGGCCGCGCGATCGTCCAGCCTTCCCATGCGACAGGTCCCGCAGGCATGCCAATTGCCGAGGACCGTCGTGCGAATCCAGGTATCGAGGAGTGCGTCGTCGTGCGCCATCGCATGAATGTCATTCCCCTGCGGGAATGCTAGCCTCATAATAGCTTTGCGCGGAATTTCGCCCGCGTCGAGCGTTTGCGCTCCAATTCCAAGGATGATGTCGCTCGCCACTCCACCGGAGCGAAGAGCGCGTAGCCAACGCGTGTAAGCACCGGCGAAGACGCTGTGGCTAACGGCTTTCACGTCAGGTGTCGACAGAAGCCTGTAGACGAAGCGCACGCCCTCGCGCATGCGCAGAAGGTCACGCTCATCTGAAAGCAAGTTGAAGGCGACGAAAGGCTCCTCGGTCGGACGTGCGTCCTTCAAACGTACAAAGCCCCGCGAGAATGCCTTGTCGGGTCCGACCCTTACCGCTGCGAAGTGGCTGCCGATCGGGCTGGGATCAAAGCGGTTGGCGATCGAAATCTTCATGTCCTGGGAAGGGCAACCCTCCAGGCCTGAACTGAAACGGGCATAGACAAGAAATGGATTGCGGACCTTCGAGCTCATCCGCCCCTGCGGCTTCAGATGCACGCCTAATCCAACCAATGGATGGTCTTGCAAGTTAGCGCCAACCCCTGGTCGGTCCGCCACGACAGAAATTTCGTGGTCGCGGAGGTGTTCAGCCGGGCCAATGCCCGAACGCAGCAAGAGGGCTGGCGAGTGGATGGCGCCGGAACTGAGAATGATCTCGCGCGCTTCGATGCGAATGGGCCTGTTGGCTACGAGAGCTCTGACAGCGACAGCGCGACGGCCCTGCCACTCGATCTGCTCAACCTTCGCATGCGGCACGATATGCAGGTTAGGCCGCATCCGTGTTGTATTGTCCAGATAAGCAACGGCTGCAGATACGCGGCGGCCATAGACGTTGTTGCGTGGGAAAGGGAAACAACCATCACCCGCCACAGCATTAGCGTCGTCGTGATAGGGCAGCCCCGCCTCGGCGGCGGCAGTTCGAAAGGCCAGCGCAAAGCCGCCCCAGTCTTTAGGGAAGGTTCTGCGGATCGGAACTGGCCCCTCACGTCCATGATGATCGCCGACAAAATCCATGTCACGCTCGAGCTTGCGGAAATAGGGCAGGCAATCCTCCCATCCCCAGCCCTCGGCGCCGAGGCGCTCCCATTCGTCATAGTCAGCCGGGATGCCGCGGAGCGCGACCTGACCGTTCACGCTCGAACCTCCGCCCATGACGCGAGCCTGCTCGTAGCGTGCCGGCTTCATCTGCGCTGCGATCTCGGCCGCCGAACGGTTACCGACGGGATCGCGGTAAACCGTCAAATCGGTCCAATAACGACAATCCTGGAAGTAATCCGGAAGGTAGCCTTCATTGGCGATGGAGTCGGGGACCTCTTCCGGCGGGGTGTCGGGCCCTGCCTCAAGCAGGCAGACCTCAAGCGAGCCGCGCGCAGACAGCCGATTGGCCAGGACACATCCCGCCGAACCGCCGCCGACGATGAGATAATCGACCTGTACGGGGCAATCCAAGATACAACTCCTCCCGACGAACGGCTGACTTAATTACATCCTTGATCATTAATTTACAACATTGACATTTTTCCCGCTCCGCGCATCATGACTGTGGGGGCTTTCGCCGAGCCGATGGAGCCAATCCTGTGCCAGACCTTGCTAGTGACGAGGCAAATGGAGACGCAGCTGCTCTCAGCGGCCGTCTGGCCGTCGCCGTCTATGAGCAGATCGAGCGGCTCATTCGCCGTGGGGAGTTTCCCAAGGGGGTGAAACTACCCCCCGAGGCCGAGCTCGCACGGCGTTTTGGCGTGTCCAGACCGGTTGTCAGGGAGGCTTTAGCGCGGCTGCGTGAAGAGGGGATCGTACGATCCCAGCAGGGCTCCGGCACCTTCGTGATCCGCGGGATGCTGCCCAGCGCGGCCGCCTTGCCTGCCATTCGTACGCTCGCGGATCTCCTGCGCTATTACGAGTATCGCACGGACGTGGAGGCGGCCACCGCGGGCCTCGCGGCGGAGCGTCGGACCACTGACGACATTGCGGCGATCAGCAAAGTACTTGCCGGGGCGGAGGACATGCTGAAGCAGGGCCAGTTGCAGCTGCTAGCCGACGCGAATTTCGCGTTCCACCGCGCGGTTGCGCAGGCGACGCGGAATCCGTTTTATGTCCGCACGTTGGAGATGATGCCGAATTTCATCGGCCGGCATAAACTTGACCTCGTCGTCTCCAACGACAGCACCTCCGAGGCGCATCTGTGGCGGATACACCGCGAGCATGTGGCGATCTTCGAAGCCATAGAAGCGGCCGATCCTGCGCGGGCACGGACGGAGATGCAGCGGCATATCCTCGCGGCGCGGGACGTTGTGCTGAACCGCCAATCGCTCCTCGAATCTGTCGAGTTCGACGTCAGGGAATGACCGCTGACATTCGGCGCCGCACAGCTGGCCAATCATTCGATAAACAATCGGGAGGAGAACAATGCTCACAAGACGCGATGCCGTGCTCGGCATAGCTGGCGCTACTCTGACGGCTGCGCTGCCGGCCCGGGCGGAGGACAAGAAGCTTACGATCGTGGCGCATGCTGTGCACAGAGCGGCGGCTACGACCGGCAAAGGTGGGGACATAACCGCCCCGTGGCGGGAAAAAAACGGCGCGAGTATTGAGTGGCTGACATTCGGCGTGGACGCGACGAACGAACGCGCGTTACGCGAGGCTGGGCTTAGCCAGGGCAGCATCGACATCGCCTTCGTGCTGAATGGCTATGTCGGCCCGCAATACGCGCAGCTCTTCGAGGATCTCAGGACGTGGCAGGAGCGGGATCCCATCCCCGCTTTCGACGAGATCCCCGACGCCATGTTGGCAACGCATCGCTATGATGGACACCTCGCCGCGTTGCCCTATCGCCACGCGACCCATGGTTTGCATTACAACAGCGAGCTTCTTGCGGAACGCGGGATCGCCGGCCCTCCCAAGACAATAGCCGACCTGATCGCTATGGCGGAGAAGCTGAGCTATGAGCGGCCGGACGGAACACGCGTCTACGGCTTTGTCCTGAGCATGGAGGATCTCTCCTGCACCATGGACTGGATACGGGCGTTCGGCGGTGACTTCATAACCCCGGATCTCAAGGTCGTGGTGGACGAGGCCCCAGCAGTGAAGGCAGTCACGGCCTTGCGCGAACTGGTCCAGAAGAACGTGATGCCTCGCAACATCATGAACTTCAAGAACGAGGACGTGATCAACCATATGCAGCAGGGCAGGGCGGCCATGACGAACAGCCCCTTCGGCCGCTATGCCACGTTCAACGATTCGAAGGCGAGCAAATTTCCCGGCAAGATCCCGGTCGTAACTCTACCGGACGGCGTTGATGGAAAGCCTATCCCCGCCAAGACTTCGGTCTGGGCGATGGCGATCCCGCGCAATACCCCGAACAAAGAACTTGCCTGGAGCCTCATACGGCATCTCAGCACTCCGGAAAGCACCATTCTCGCCACGCTCAATGGCAATGGCCCTGTGCGGCCCTCAGCCTATAACGACAAACGCGTGCAGGAGCTCTTGCCCTATGCCAGCGCCGAGAAAACGGCACTCAGCACGGCCCGGCTTATCACGCCGAGCTTCGCCAACGCCCCGCGCGCCATGAACGTGCTGATGGAGGAGCTCGGCCTCGCCCTCCTAGGCCGGAAGGAGCCGCAGGCCGCGATGAGCGAGGCGAAGGCGCGGGTCGTGCCGCTGCTGACAGCTTGAAGCGAGGTCTGACTGAACTTACAGCCTGCCGGGATAGGCTCTTCCGGCAGGCTTCTGTTACATGCTGAAGTGACGGGTGATGCTGGCGAAACAGGCAGCAATCAGAGCCTCGAAGCCTTCGATTGCGGCCCCGCCGATATGCGGCGTGGCGAGAATTCCTGGCGTGTATCCAATCTGATCGGCGGGCAGTGGCTCGACCGCGAAATTGTCGAAGCTCGCCGCTGCGAGGCGGCCTTCCGCCACAGCAAGGCGAGTCGCCGCTTCGTCGACAACACCGGCCCGCGAAACTGAGATGAGGATCGCGGAACGCTTCATCAGGGCGATCTCCGGTGCTCCGATCGCGCAAAGGGTCGTGGGGGTCAGCGGGAGCTGTACACTGATGATGTCGGCGCTCCCGAGCAGCTCTTCCTTAGCGGCGTTGCGGGCTGGAAGCCCCGCCACATCCGCCGCGATGACATCGTGATAGAGAATTGCAACGTCGAAGGATTGTAGGAGTCTGGCAACATCGCGCCCAATCGCTCCGAAGCCTATGAGCCCGACGGTTTTTCCTTGGAGTCTGCGCGGCGGCGCCCCGGCCCTTCCCGTCTCCCATCTGCCGCGAGACCACGAAACGGTCACGTCGGGCAGCTGCCGCAGCAGCGCGAGCATCACCATCAGGATGAATTCCGACACGCTGCGTGCGTTGACGCCAGGGAGCTCGGCGGTAGCGATATCTTGGCTCCGGGCGTAATCCCGGTCAACATTGTCCAGTCCAGTGCCCCAGCGCTGAATGAGCCTCAGGCGAGGTGCCGCTGCAAGGAGCGTGTTCGACACCGGCTCCGTGCCGACGACGACCGCATCCAGCCGCGCCAACGCGTTGTGGTCCGTCGGAGCCGCTCCCAGAAACACGAGCTCGATCTCGCGGGGGCAACCCTGTTGAATGCGTTCGCGCTGGTGCGATGTCCATTCCATCGCGAAGCCTACGAGGAGGCGCCGCGATGGATCCGCAGAAAGCGTGTCGGCGAAGCGCGTCAGAGCTGTGCTCCCTGGTCTTTTAGTGCTTGCTGGATGACGCCGATAGGCAGGTGCCGTGCTTCGATGCGGCGATCTGCGGCCAAAGCTGCGGCGACGCCGGCCGCCTGGCCGGTGACAATGCATCCGGCCTGCTGTCGGATGGAGCCGCAGGCCACGCGGTCCGCCGAGACGCACCGTCCAGCGATCAGCAGGCCGTCGATCTCCTCGGGGACCAGAATCCGAAACGGTATCTGGTAGAGCCTGCCTCCACGAATCGCGGTCATGCGGGTGTTTTCGCTACCGTCGATATTGTGGACATCGACCGTTGCGCCGCAATAGCCGATGCTGTCAGGGAAGCTGCGCGCTTCGAGCACGTCCTCTCCGGTCAACATGTACTCGCCGATAACGCGCCTGGTCTCCCGCACGCCGATGTTGTCGGCGATCTGCAGGACGTAGGCATTTTCATAGCCGGGGACGTATTTGCGGTAGAACTCGCCGATCTTCAGCGTGAAGTCTCGCATTGAGCCTATCGCCTCGCTGAGTGTCTTGTTGTCCGTAGCGTCGACGCGATAGGCCATGTCGACATTGTGCATGGTCGTGTCGTAGACGACTTTGCCGTTGCGGAAGATCGGGCGCAAAATATTGTTGTGCGCTCGAGGGTTAAGTGTCGTCGAGCCAAAGGCCTCGGGATAGTCGCCCGCTTGGGCGGCGACCTCGCGCAGGCGCGGCAGCCCTGGTATCGTCAG
Encoded here:
- a CDS encoding extracellular solute-binding protein — encoded protein: MLTRRDAVLGIAGATLTAALPARAEDKKLTIVAHAVHRAAATTGKGGDITAPWREKNGASIEWLTFGVDATNERALREAGLSQGSIDIAFVLNGYVGPQYAQLFEDLRTWQERDPIPAFDEIPDAMLATHRYDGHLAALPYRHATHGLHYNSELLAERGIAGPPKTIADLIAMAEKLSYERPDGTRVYGFVLSMEDLSCTMDWIRAFGGDFITPDLKVVVDEAPAVKAVTALRELVQKNVMPRNIMNFKNEDVINHMQQGRAAMTNSPFGRYATFNDSKASKFPGKIPVVTLPDGVDGKPIPAKTSVWAMAIPRNTPNKELAWSLIRHLSTPESTILATLNGNGPVRPSAYNDKRVQELLPYASAEKTALSTARLITPSFANAPRAMNVLMEELGLALLGRKEPQAAMSEAKARVVPLLTA
- a CDS encoding ABC transporter ATP-binding protein, translated to MAEVSFRSVSKRYGAVTALADLDLDIAPGEFVSLLGPSGSGKSTTLNLLSGLQDVDGGRIVIGGRDVTHVAPDKRDIALVFQNYALYPHLTIFENIAFPLEARGLGSKADIEKKVNATAATLGIGDLLGRYPKEISGGQQQRVALGRAMVRDPKVFLLDEPLSNLDARLRIRMRRDLKALHAKLGSTIVYVTHDQSEAMTLSDRIAIFNRGRLQQLGTPDEIYNRPVNIFVANFVGDRETNFFDAELVVTSDGQRLLGEGFVIPLDRPAPSSPARNGVKVGIRPECVIITGSGSEGTIPAEVSGTELAGPDLYVFARLPGGEELGCRCEPHVSVRVGELVHLRLDQRRIHLFDPASETCISHGAPISSH
- a CDS encoding pyridoxamine 5'-phosphate oxidase family protein, with protein sequence MPTPAELKTQFWKSLKADRTVMLGLVGSEPGHTRPMTAQLEGDSGPIWFFADRDTEFVQKLTKGQAASFSFSAKSHDLFASVEGTIQIDQDRAVIDRLWNSFIAAWFEGGKDDPRLVLLRFDPGEAEIWENASNLLAGIKAMLGVDPQADYQDKVAQVKLG
- a CDS encoding NAD(P)-dependent oxidoreductase, with translation MEWTSHQRERIQQGCPREIELVFLGAAPTDHNALARLDAVVVGTEPVSNTLLAAAPRLRLIQRWGTGLDNVDRDYARSQDIATAELPGVNARSVSEFILMVMLALLRQLPDVTVSWSRGRWETGRAGAPPRRLQGKTVGLIGFGAIGRDVARLLQSFDVAILYHDVIAADVAGLPARNAAKEELLGSADIISVQLPLTPTTLCAIGAPEIALMKRSAILISVSRAGVVDEAATRLAVAEGRLAAASFDNFAVEPLPADQIGYTPGILATPHIGGAAIEGFEALIAACFASITRHFSM
- a CDS encoding GMC family oxidoreductase N-terminal domain-containing protein, which codes for MDCPVQVDYLIVGGGSAGCVLANRLSARGSLEVCLLEAGPDTPPEEVPDSIANEGYLPDYFQDCRYWTDLTVYRDPVGNRSAAEIAAQMKPARYEQARVMGGGSSVNGQVALRGIPADYDEWERLGAEGWGWEDCLPYFRKLERDMDFVGDHHGREGPVPIRRTFPKDWGGFALAFRTAAAEAGLPYHDDANAVAGDGCFPFPRNNVYGRRVSAAVAYLDNTTRMRPNLHIVPHAKVEQIEWQGRRAVAVRALVANRPIRIEAREIILSSGAIHSPALLLRSGIGPAEHLRDHEISVVADRPGVGANLQDHPLVGLGVHLKPQGRMSSKVRNPFLVYARFSSGLEGCPSQDMKISIANRFDPSPIGSHFAAVRVGPDKAFSRGFVRLKDARPTEEPFVAFNLLSDERDLLRMREGVRFVYRLLSTPDVKAVSHSVFAGAYTRWLRALRSGGVASDIILGIGAQTLDAGEIPRKAIMRLAFPQGNDIHAMAHDDALLDTWIRTTVLGNWHACGTCRMGRLDDRAAVVDPSSKVIGVEGLHVADASIMPSVPCANTNLSTMMIGEKVADAILARPH
- a CDS encoding FadR/GntR family transcriptional regulator, translating into MPDLASDEANGDAAALSGRLAVAVYEQIERLIRRGEFPKGVKLPPEAELARRFGVSRPVVREALARLREEGIVRSQQGSGTFVIRGMLPSAAALPAIRTLADLLRYYEYRTDVEAATAGLAAERRTTDDIAAISKVLAGAEDMLKQGQLQLLADANFAFHRAVAQATRNPFYVRTLEMMPNFIGRHKLDLVVSNDSTSEAHLWRIHREHVAIFEAIEAADPARARTEMQRHILAARDVVLNRQSLLESVEFDVRE
- a CDS encoding FAD-dependent oxidoreductase, whose amino-acid sequence is MAKVVVVGGGTSGFAAAIAAARAGANVSLLEQSSYLGGTMTGGLVPGIVSLRHQPWRDQETLVEMETSHAGDQVVQGIAQEMIDRLIDAGGAYGTPGKATIRVSFDPEIMKVVIDKMCREAGVAIEYHTKVTAVLRENGRVAGVKANFGNEIIADCVIDATGDGHVAWLAGARYEQGENGDPTYVQPITMYFLMGGVELDRTIAYACSGREDFSEGYLRKLRKLYEDGKPLTIPGLPRLREVAAQAGDYPEAFGSTTLNPRAHNNILRPIFRNGKVVYDTTMHNVDMAYRVDATDNKTLSEAIGSMRDFTLKIGEFYRKYVPGYENAYVLQIADNIGVRETRRVIGEYMLTGEDVLEARSFPDSIGYCGATVDVHNIDGSENTRMTAIRGGRLYQIPFRILVPEEIDGLLIAGRCVSADRVACGSIRQQAGCIVTGQAAGVAAALAADRRIEARHLPIGVIQQALKDQGAQL
- a CDS encoding FAD-dependent oxidoreductase, with translation MAQQLYQEDYDVVVIGGGCAGVAAAASAAKNGAKTLLLEAGSMIGGELITGLPVDGALNARGEWIVGGILKEILDEHERLGGYIGPVKDWRLIWYVCIDPEMMKIAVSNVVRRYGVNTWLYSFAEDVVVKDGRVTGVVVVNKRQRTLVNAKVVIDCSGDGDVATLAGGEAMISNDEGEFQPLTMLFRIGGVDTEKLLKFCVDQPENLAVGESEWMGAELSPRACAERLYEQGQPAVFIKGNGPLIQNGIATGELYPTALIGIIPVSNERREVSVNTTRIANIDATDTKALSEAFGGLVDQAWSCIRFMRKRIPGFEQSYFAGLAHRIGIRETRRIVGDYVLTRDDVFHARKRDDGIGKGSHHIDIHQDGIKQVRIPVSDGGSYDMPYDMLVARGLVNVYVAGRCMSADREAHGSARVMGPCMAQGEAAGLGAVLSLGLNDPGNIRGVPVRTLRDGLQRQGAILDGTH